The following coding sequences are from one Limnobacter sp. SAORIC-580 window:
- a CDS encoding NADH-ubiquinone oxidoreductase-F iron-sulfur binding region domain-containing protein translates to MNPAIIPIATAVDFTQQHRGKPKGRQANPRCVSEVLAIVGQETLRRDLLIEYLHQLQDHLGCLPKPHLAALAECLKLSQTEVFEVATFYHHFDVVDSEHSANHDLTVRVCNGPSCCMAGAEELIEKLPALLGSTVRVQAVPCIGRCEQAPAVAVGQHEMGWANHHEIMEAAFGQHTKALPPRHTGVAQYKAAGGYQRLHECVTGKRTVESLIDTLSNSGLRGLGGAGFPAGKKWAIVREQNAPRLMAVNIDEGEPGTFKDRSYLEHNPHQFLEGMLIAAWAVQASTIYIYLRDEYHACRAMLQNELALLKANPPISNMPAIELRRGAGAYICGEESAMLESIEGKRGLPRLRPPYVAQVGLFNKPTLVHNFETLYWVPAILEKGASWFSEQGRHGRSGLRSYSVSGRVNKPGVHLAPAGITLNELISEYCDGMQPGHTLYGYLPGGASGGILPAVLADVPLDFDTLQPHGCLIGSAAVVVFSQADSAVNMARNLMRFFVHESCGQCTPCRTGTAKALALINQPQWNVPLLQELSAVMRDASICGLGQAAPNPIDCVIRYFPQELEFEPRGSKS, encoded by the coding sequence ATGAACCCAGCAATCATACCGATTGCAACTGCTGTTGACTTTACGCAACAACACCGCGGCAAACCCAAAGGTCGTCAAGCAAACCCACGCTGCGTGTCCGAAGTTCTTGCCATTGTGGGCCAAGAAACGCTGCGCCGCGACCTGCTGATTGAATACCTTCACCAACTGCAAGACCACTTGGGCTGTCTGCCCAAACCACACCTGGCCGCGCTGGCTGAATGCCTGAAGCTGTCACAAACCGAAGTGTTCGAAGTGGCTACCTTCTACCATCACTTTGATGTGGTGGACTCCGAACACTCTGCAAACCACGATCTCACTGTGCGTGTGTGCAATGGCCCGTCTTGTTGCATGGCGGGAGCAGAAGAACTGATCGAGAAATTGCCTGCACTGCTTGGCAGCACCGTGCGGGTTCAAGCGGTACCCTGCATTGGGCGTTGCGAGCAAGCCCCGGCAGTGGCTGTGGGCCAGCATGAAATGGGCTGGGCCAATCACCATGAAATCATGGAGGCAGCATTTGGTCAGCACACCAAGGCCTTGCCACCGCGCCACACTGGTGTAGCCCAATACAAAGCCGCAGGGGGTTATCAACGTTTGCACGAATGTGTAACGGGGAAACGCACAGTTGAATCGCTTATCGACACCCTCTCGAATTCAGGCTTGCGCGGTTTGGGTGGCGCGGGTTTTCCAGCCGGTAAAAAGTGGGCCATTGTGCGCGAGCAAAACGCACCCCGTTTGATGGCTGTGAACATCGATGAAGGCGAACCCGGTACCTTCAAAGACCGCAGCTACCTTGAACACAACCCACATCAGTTTTTGGAGGGCATGCTGATTGCCGCCTGGGCCGTGCAAGCCAGCACCATTTACATTTACCTGCGCGACGAATACCACGCCTGCCGGGCCATGCTGCAAAACGAACTGGCCCTCCTCAAAGCCAATCCGCCGATAAGCAACATGCCCGCCATTGAACTTCGTCGTGGCGCAGGCGCCTACATTTGCGGTGAAGAATCGGCCATGCTGGAGTCAATTGAAGGCAAACGTGGATTACCAAGGCTACGCCCACCTTACGTTGCGCAGGTGGGCTTGTTCAACAAACCCACACTGGTTCACAACTTTGAAACCCTGTACTGGGTGCCCGCCATCCTGGAAAAAGGGGCCAGCTGGTTTTCCGAACAGGGACGCCACGGGCGAAGTGGTCTACGGTCGTATTCGGTATCAGGGCGCGTGAATAAACCCGGCGTTCACCTAGCCCCGGCAGGTATCACCCTGAACGAGCTGATTTCCGAGTACTGCGATGGCATGCAGCCCGGCCACACCCTTTATGGCTATTTGCCAGGCGGAGCGTCTGGCGGAATATTGCCTGCGGTACTGGCCGATGTGCCACTTGATTTCGACACCCTGCAACCCCACGGCTGCCTCATCGGCTCCGCGGCTGTTGTGGTGTTCTCTCAAGCGGACAGCGCTGTGAACATGGCCCGCAATCTGATGCGGTTTTTCGTGCATGAAAGCTGCGGGCAATGCACTCCCTGCCGCACCGGTACCGCCAAAGCCCTGGCCTTGATCAATCAACCCCAATGGAATGTACCTTTGCTGCAGGAGCTTTCTGCCGTCATGCGCGATGCCTCCATTTGCGGTCTGGGCCAGGCGGCCCCCAATCCAATTGATTGTGTCATCCGCTACTTTCCTCAGGAATTGGAATTCGAGCCAAGAGGCAGCAAATCATGA
- a CDS encoding patatin-like phospholipase family protein, with protein MKNKPFGIFLASMLALVLSACATVAPPVAPLPEPVPAAQAQDPVVPKTREPVIALVLGGGGVKGFAHVGVIKVLESHGIKPSIVVGTSAGSFVGALYASGMNAYTLQSVALGMQEADIRDLTLSSQGFLIGDKLQQYVNTQVKNKAIHQFPIRFAAVATDLESGEKVAFNYGNAGQAVRASCSIPNVFLPTRIGKRQFVDGGLVSPVPVLTAREMGADVVIAVDISAKPRTGAGAMGWWGLLDQSINILSQQAIRAELARADVVIQPSVQHADALNLDQRHEFLLEGEKVAQKLVPKIQAAIQGSRERLMAQANPQARL; from the coding sequence ATGAAAAACAAGCCTTTTGGCATTTTCCTGGCGTCCATGTTGGCCTTGGTGTTGTCTGCCTGTGCCACGGTTGCACCGCCAGTTGCGCCTTTGCCTGAACCTGTACCGGCTGCCCAGGCTCAAGACCCGGTTGTACCGAAAACCCGCGAGCCTGTGATTGCCTTGGTGCTGGGCGGCGGTGGTGTGAAGGGTTTTGCCCATGTGGGTGTGATCAAGGTGCTGGAAAGCCACGGTATCAAACCCAGCATTGTGGTGGGTACCAGTGCAGGCAGCTTTGTGGGTGCTTTGTATGCCAGTGGCATGAACGCTTACACCTTGCAAAGCGTAGCTTTGGGTATGCAGGAAGCCGACATTCGCGACCTGACCTTGAGCAGCCAGGGGTTCTTGATAGGCGACAAATTGCAGCAGTATGTGAATACGCAAGTGAAGAACAAGGCCATTCATCAGTTCCCGATTCGTTTTGCAGCTGTGGCCACCGACCTAGAAAGCGGTGAGAAGGTTGCCTTTAACTATGGAAACGCCGGGCAGGCAGTGCGTGCGTCGTGCAGCATTCCAAACGTGTTTTTACCTACCCGTATCGGAAAACGCCAGTTTGTGGATGGTGGTTTGGTAAGCCCTGTACCTGTGCTGACTGCCCGTGAAATGGGCGCCGATGTGGTGATTGCGGTGGATATTTCTGCAAAACCACGCACTGGAGCAGGTGCCATGGGATGGTGGGGGTTGCTCGACCAAAGCATCAATATTCTGAGCCAACAAGCCATTCGTGCCGAGTTGGCCCGGGCCGATGTGGTGATACAACCCAGTGTGCAACATGCTGATGCATTGAATCTGGACCAGCGCCATGAGTTTTTGCTGGAAGGCGAAAAAGTGGCGCAGAAACTGGTGCCAAAAATTCAGGCTGCCATACAGGGAAGTCGCGAACGGCTGATGGCACAGGCAAACCCGCAGGCACGGCTCTAA
- a CDS encoding response regulator transcription factor, with protein MTKEKTGHADMGSLTDKPTILIAEDHPMISIMLADMIDQLVTHSEIIVVESMEKARAIRAEPDLVIADLDLPDSKGVGTINTFAVLFPQCPKLICSGVLDKNLAREAERAGYFYVNKASTYPELLRALQNLLIQAGVLDDVPKGAEKAANEYHSNIYAPGSDKPLTWKQVEIMRKTAEGLSAKEVAREMDISPDTVRGHIKEIFLRLGAKNKGQAVDIFIRAERKARLLDS; from the coding sequence ATGACAAAAGAAAAAACAGGGCATGCAGACATGGGTTCGCTGACGGACAAACCCACAATTTTGATCGCTGAAGACCACCCCATGATTTCGATCATGTTGGCTGACATGATCGACCAGCTGGTCACCCACAGTGAAATTATTGTGGTGGAAAGCATGGAGAAGGCCAGAGCCATTCGGGCTGAGCCAGACTTGGTCATTGCCGATCTGGACCTCCCCGACTCCAAGGGCGTGGGTACCATCAACACCTTTGCAGTGCTGTTTCCACAATGCCCAAAACTGATTTGTTCGGGCGTGCTCGACAAAAACCTGGCGCGTGAGGCTGAGCGGGCTGGCTATTTTTACGTGAACAAGGCCAGCACCTACCCTGAACTGCTTCGTGCCCTTCAAAATTTGCTGATACAGGCGGGTGTGCTTGACGATGTGCCCAAAGGCGCGGAGAAGGCTGCCAACGAATACCATTCCAACATTTATGCCCCGGGGTCGGACAAACCCTTGACCTGGAAGCAGGTGGAAATCATGCGCAAAACCGCCGAAGGCTTGTCGGCCAAGGAAGTGGCGCGTGAAATGGACATCAGCCCGGATACGGTGCGTGGGCACATCAAGGAAATATTCTTGCGCTTGGGTGCAAAAAACAAAGGTCAGGCTGTTGATATTTTCATTCGGGCTGAACGCAAAGCGCGCTTGCTCGATTCTTGA
- a CDS encoding DUF4197 domain-containing protein: MIRSMRSLLAFFVALFALVFTGTVAAADLSGITSKEAVTALRTTLSKGADAAVGSLGKADGFLGNPAVRIKLPEYLENSKGLLKMVGMGSQLDQMEISMNRAAEAAVPQAKAVLKKTIQNMTVEDAKQVLSGGDTAVTDFFRSKSQADLYTQLLPIVKGKTAQVGLAQQYNALAEKGSRFGLVKAEDANLEGYVTNKALDALFLMVAEEEKAIRANPVATGSAVLKKVFGSLK; encoded by the coding sequence ATGATCCGTTCGATGCGTTCCTTACTTGCCTTTTTCGTGGCCCTGTTTGCCTTGGTATTCACCGGTACAGTGGCGGCCGCAGATTTAAGCGGCATCACCAGCAAAGAGGCAGTAACTGCCTTGCGTACCACGCTCAGCAAAGGTGCCGATGCCGCAGTGGGCAGCTTGGGCAAGGCCGATGGTTTTTTGGGCAACCCGGCTGTGCGAATTAAACTGCCGGAGTACCTGGAGAACAGCAAGGGTTTGCTGAAAATGGTGGGCATGGGTTCACAGCTGGATCAAATGGAAATCAGCATGAACCGCGCGGCGGAAGCGGCGGTGCCACAGGCCAAAGCCGTACTGAAAAAGACCATTCAAAACATGACAGTTGAAGACGCCAAACAAGTACTGAGTGGCGGTGACACCGCAGTGACCGACTTTTTCAGAAGCAAATCCCAGGCCGATTTGTACACCCAGCTGCTGCCGATTGTGAAAGGCAAAACCGCGCAGGTGGGTTTGGCCCAGCAATACAATGCCTTGGCCGAGAAGGGCAGCCGCTTTGGCTTGGTGAAGGCCGAAGACGCCAACCTGGAAGGCTATGTCACCAATAAGGCGCTTGATGCGTTGTTTTTGATGGTGGCTGAGGAAGAGAAAGCGATTCGGGCCAACCCGGTTGCGACGGGCAGTGCCGTGCTTAAAAAAGTGTTTGGGAGTTTGAAGTGA
- a CDS encoding copper chaperone PCu(A)C yields MIHLAVLSAAVALAACSEHHDHGAESGHSHDAPAVAEQAAAPAQVQDGISVQNAWVRPTVGEQDATGAYLTITSQEPMSLVGVATPAAEIAEVHEMKMDGDIMRMRMAERTEMKAGEPLELKPGGYHVMLMALTAPVEVGQEIELSLQFEKADGSKIEMPVKAVAGQNAAGDHHSHGGGGDHKH; encoded by the coding sequence ATGATTCATTTGGCGGTTTTGTCTGCCGCCGTGGCTTTGGCAGCCTGTTCTGAACATCATGACCATGGTGCAGAGTCGGGCCATTCTCACGATGCGCCTGCTGTAGCAGAGCAGGCGGCAGCACCCGCGCAGGTGCAAGACGGAATTTCGGTTCAGAACGCCTGGGTGCGCCCCACTGTGGGCGAGCAGGACGCCACTGGTGCCTATTTGACCATTACCAGTCAGGAACCCATGTCCTTGGTTGGCGTGGCCACCCCGGCCGCTGAAATTGCCGAAGTGCATGAAATGAAAATGGACGGCGACATCATGCGCATGCGCATGGCCGAGCGCACTGAAATGAAGGCGGGCGAGCCGCTGGAATTAAAGCCGGGTGGCTACCATGTGATGCTGATGGCTTTAACCGCACCGGTTGAGGTTGGCCAGGAAATTGAACTGAGCCTGCAATTTGAGAAAGCCGATGGCAGCAAAATTGAAATGCCGGTGAAAGCGGTGGCAGGCCAGAATGCAGCAGGTGACCACCACAGCCATGGTGGCGGCGGTGATCACAAACACTAA
- a CDS encoding TonB-dependent receptor, whose amino-acid sequence MNKSQFQRRAVALASLLFIAQTQALAQEALLESVVVTGTTEQAESITKPFSIITADELNANGASTVGEALRYQPGVSATGFGPNSSRPIVRGQDSDRIKILRNSAATVDVSALSFDHALPVDPFALHQVEILRGPAALAYGGNAVGGVVNLVDQRIARKPVQGLQGDVNLLGGGAADQTAGGFKLDAGLGQGVSIHLDGFKRTTRDLETPTFTDPDGVTGNRVQNSSSKSDGAAIGASFQTGNGYIGVSAERYNNEYGVPKSLDVRIGMESERYALEGEQNFNNAAFKQVKYRLAKTDYQHQEFEDGAPATLFVNDGVDGRVEVALQPFSIAGMNINTSTGVQFERTDFSAIGDEAFVPSTSTDQTGLFTIFRASRGQENSGVFEFGLRGDQVDVNAATSGLSPLNGPVAGAGVDAGPGINRSFSPSSVSLGYTAPIGNGWSLGGSVSRVERAPSSFELYADGVHVATDAYEKGNPNLQEERGRHLELTSTWAQGESKFNATAFASRYSNYIALIGRTGANAEFIEAPGEPPIQVFDFTAVPAEFQGIELGYQTAYAMGAGKLQPSIQYDLVRGKRTDGGGNLPRISPQRVVASAAYTQGGWTVTPELIWVSDSKAGAGDVEVEGYELVNLRIGKAFTWGRTGGEVFANLQNLTDELAFSATTLNTVRGYTPLGGRSALVGVKLAF is encoded by the coding sequence ATGAACAAATCCCAATTTCAGCGCCGTGCCGTGGCGCTGGCCAGCTTGCTTTTTATTGCGCAAACCCAGGCCCTGGCCCAAGAAGCCTTGCTTGAATCCGTGGTGGTCACCGGCACAACCGAACAAGCAGAATCCATCACCAAACCTTTTTCAATCATTACCGCCGATGAGCTGAATGCCAATGGCGCCAGCACCGTGGGCGAGGCATTGCGCTATCAACCGGGAGTGTCCGCCACAGGTTTCGGCCCCAATTCAAGCCGCCCCATTGTGCGTGGCCAAGACTCTGACCGAATCAAGATTCTGCGCAATTCAGCCGCCACGGTTGATGTGTCTGCACTCAGCTTCGACCATGCCCTGCCTGTAGATCCCTTCGCATTGCACCAGGTTGAAATCCTTCGTGGCCCTGCTGCGCTGGCCTACGGCGGCAATGCGGTCGGCGGTGTAGTGAACCTGGTCGACCAACGTATTGCACGCAAGCCTGTGCAAGGTCTTCAGGGTGATGTCAACTTGCTGGGTGGCGGCGCAGCCGATCAAACTGCCGGCGGCTTTAAGCTGGATGCCGGCTTGGGGCAGGGGGTCAGCATTCATCTGGATGGATTCAAGCGCACCACGCGCGACCTTGAAACCCCCACGTTCACCGACCCCGACGGTGTCACGGGCAACCGGGTTCAAAACTCCTCCTCGAAATCCGATGGTGCAGCCATCGGAGCCTCGTTCCAAACCGGCAATGGCTATATTGGCGTGTCGGCTGAACGTTACAACAACGAATACGGTGTACCGAAATCCCTCGATGTGCGCATTGGCATGGAAAGCGAACGCTATGCACTGGAAGGTGAGCAAAACTTCAACAACGCCGCCTTCAAGCAAGTGAAATACCGCCTGGCCAAAACCGATTATCAACACCAGGAATTTGAAGACGGTGCGCCGGCCACCCTGTTTGTGAACGATGGCGTAGACGGCCGCGTGGAAGTGGCCTTGCAGCCGTTTTCAATTGCCGGCATGAACATCAACACCAGCACTGGAGTGCAGTTTGAGCGGACCGATTTTTCGGCGATTGGGGATGAAGCCTTTGTGCCCAGCACCAGCACCGATCAAACCGGGCTCTTCACCATCTTCCGCGCCAGCCGCGGACAGGAAAACAGCGGAGTGTTCGAATTCGGTCTGCGTGGAGACCAAGTGGATGTGAATGCAGCCACCAGTGGTTTGTCGCCCCTGAATGGCCCGGTGGCGGGTGCTGGTGTAGATGCGGGTCCTGGCATTAACCGCAGTTTCAGCCCAAGTTCCGTTTCTTTGGGCTATACAGCGCCTATTGGCAACGGCTGGTCGCTGGGTGGTTCGGTGTCTCGGGTGGAGCGTGCGCCCTCCAGCTTCGAGTTGTATGCCGATGGTGTGCATGTGGCCACAGATGCCTACGAGAAAGGCAATCCGAATTTGCAGGAAGAACGCGGCCGCCACCTGGAATTAACCAGCACTTGGGCACAAGGTGAATCCAAATTCAATGCCACTGCCTTCGCAAGCCGATACAGCAATTACATTGCCTTGATTGGACGCACAGGTGCCAATGCCGAGTTTATTGAAGCGCCCGGAGAACCGCCCATTCAAGTGTTCGACTTCACGGCGGTTCCCGCAGAATTTCAAGGCATTGAACTGGGATATCAAACCGCCTACGCCATGGGTGCTGGCAAGCTGCAGCCGTCCATTCAATACGACCTTGTACGTGGCAAACGCACCGATGGGGGCGGCAACCTTCCCCGCATCAGCCCGCAACGTGTGGTGGCCAGCGCCGCTTACACACAAGGTGGCTGGACCGTTACGCCTGAACTGATTTGGGTCAGCGACAGCAAAGCCGGTGCAGGCGATGTTGAAGTGGAAGGTTACGAGTTGGTGAACTTGCGAATCGGCAAGGCATTCACCTGGGGCCGCACCGGTGGCGAAGTATTCGCCAACCTTCAAAACCTGACTGATGAGCTGGCGTTTTCAGCCACAACGCTGAACACCGTGCGCGGTTATACGCCGCTGGGCGGGCGCTCTGCGCTGGTGGGTGTGAAACTGGCCTTCTAA
- a CDS encoding acetyltransferase — protein sequence MPLSRILPAPIIGVLTVTLMSLCITFWFIVMFPFIVLRLVPVYRVQRLASNCCVQIATWWVGSDKQLYKLLHGQQGQVEIHGDFKPHSSYLVISNHTAWADIVVLFDVLHGHAPFGRFFLKKELIWVPIVGVVCWAMDFPFMKRHSRGAIARNPVLASQDLETTRKACEVYKESPVTVINFLEGTRFTPAKKAKTKSPYTRLLGPKYGGLSASLNAMGEQFAGMVNVTIAYGPSQGNITWSWLCGKQPNMQVHVEILPIPADMIAGDFRNDLEFKNRFKTWIGNIWTLKDKRLAEMRRKAGHPSP from the coding sequence GTGCCTCTGTCCAGAATTCTTCCTGCCCCTATCATCGGTGTCCTCACCGTCACCCTGATGAGCCTGTGCATCACCTTCTGGTTCATCGTGATGTTCCCGTTTATCGTGTTGCGCCTTGTGCCGGTGTACAGGGTGCAACGCTTGGCATCGAACTGCTGTGTGCAAATTGCAACCTGGTGGGTAGGCTCGGACAAGCAACTTTACAAACTGCTGCACGGTCAACAGGGGCAGGTTGAGATTCATGGCGACTTCAAACCGCACAGCAGTTATCTGGTGATCAGCAACCACACGGCCTGGGCCGACATTGTGGTCTTGTTCGATGTGCTGCATGGCCATGCGCCTTTTGGCCGGTTTTTTCTGAAGAAAGAACTGATTTGGGTTCCCATTGTGGGCGTGGTGTGCTGGGCCATGGATTTCCCCTTCATGAAGCGCCACAGCCGTGGCGCCATTGCACGCAACCCGGTGCTGGCCAGCCAGGACCTGGAAACCACCCGCAAAGCCTGCGAGGTATACAAGGAAAGCCCGGTTACCGTGATCAACTTTCTGGAAGGTACCCGCTTTACACCCGCCAAAAAAGCCAAAACCAAATCACCTTACACTCGCCTGCTGGGCCCCAAATACGGTGGCTTGTCCGCATCGCTGAATGCCATGGGTGAGCAGTTTGCAGGCATGGTGAATGTCACCATTGCCTATGGCCCCAGCCAGGGCAACATCACTTGGAGTTGGCTGTGCGGGAAGCAACCCAATATGCAAGTGCATGTTGAAATTCTGCCCATTCCTGCCGACATGATCGCAGGCGACTTTCGCAACGACCTTGAATTCAAGAACCGGTTTAAAACCTGGATTGGCAACATCTGGACCCTGAAAGACAAACGCTTGGCGGAGATGCGCCGCAAAGCCGGACACCCTTCACCGTGA
- a CDS encoding alkaline phosphatase D family protein — MSGPRRKRSRIQKRPGITRRSFLKGLGIGTASVGGLSLLQGCGSDNDSTTATDNRTTPSDNTPTQNVQFLHSVASGDPAFDSVVLWTRITPENTNRTVAGRVDVFKDEALTMFVKSMDFQTTAAQDFTVKLICNGLEQDTVYFYQFRSNGKTSPVGRTRTTPAAGNKRPLNFGVVSCSSLAHGFFNAYAKLAERDDIDAIIHLGDYIYEYGTGQYGNVREYEPATEIITLSDYRTRHAQYKRDEDLQKLHQRFPFITIWDDHESTNNSYRDGAENHTEGAEGVWEERKGFAQRAYDEWMPIRLPEPGNRAKIFRRVQFGDMVDMFMLDTRLFDRDLEAATPINPTDGVSSQPDRTMIGEEQYNFLINGMRASQAQWKLIGNQVVFHQWIIKPGLNNPAPAQLGELLAPSGLNGDAWDGYSAERQRIINALRGDDGGEAINNVVILTGDVHTAWVADITDNPNQPIDAVGGYNPITGQGSVATEFVVTSVTSPGLDLPNQIIQAIRLTSPHIKHVNVTERGYSVLRVAEDKTTCEYWAVSTILERGGSETLSATFEVADGANRITPQGIYPVDVVTGLLGV; from the coding sequence ATGTCAGGTCCACGCCGCAAACGCAGTCGAATTCAAAAACGCCCGGGCATAACACGCCGCTCCTTCCTCAAAGGTCTTGGTATTGGTACTGCCAGCGTTGGCGGGCTAAGCCTGCTGCAGGGTTGTGGCAGTGACAACGATTCGACCACAGCAACCGATAACCGCACCACACCCAGTGACAACACCCCCACTCAGAATGTGCAGTTTCTGCACAGCGTGGCCAGCGGCGACCCCGCCTTTGACAGCGTGGTGTTGTGGACTCGCATTACGCCTGAAAACACCAACCGCACCGTGGCTGGCCGCGTGGATGTGTTCAAGGACGAAGCGCTGACCATGTTTGTCAAATCCATGGACTTTCAAACCACCGCAGCACAAGACTTCACCGTGAAGCTGATTTGCAACGGTCTTGAACAAGACACCGTGTACTTCTACCAATTCCGCAGCAACGGCAAAACCAGCCCGGTGGGCCGCACCCGCACCACACCCGCCGCCGGCAACAAGCGCCCGCTGAATTTTGGCGTGGTGAGCTGCTCCAGCCTGGCCCATGGCTTTTTCAATGCCTATGCCAAACTGGCCGAGCGCGATGACATTGACGCCATTATTCACCTGGGCGACTACATTTACGAATACGGCACAGGCCAGTATGGCAACGTGCGCGAGTATGAACCGGCGACAGAAATAATCACGCTATCCGACTACCGCACCCGCCACGCCCAGTACAAGCGCGATGAAGACCTGCAAAAGCTGCACCAGCGCTTTCCCTTCATCACCATTTGGGACGACCACGAATCGACCAACAACTCCTACCGCGACGGCGCAGAAAACCACACCGAAGGTGCAGAAGGTGTGTGGGAAGAACGCAAGGGTTTTGCCCAGCGCGCGTACGACGAATGGATGCCAATTCGCTTGCCCGAACCCGGTAACCGCGCCAAGATTTTCCGCCGCGTGCAGTTTGGCGACATGGTCGACATGTTCATGCTGGACACCCGCCTGTTCGACCGCGACCTTGAAGCCGCCACACCCATCAACCCCACCGATGGAGTTTCCAGCCAGCCCGACCGCACGATGATTGGTGAAGAGCAGTACAACTTCTTGATCAACGGCATGCGTGCCTCGCAAGCCCAGTGGAAGCTGATAGGCAACCAGGTGGTGTTTCACCAGTGGATCATCAAACCCGGCTTGAACAACCCCGCACCTGCGCAATTGGGCGAGTTGCTTGCGCCGTCGGGCCTGAATGGCGACGCCTGGGACGGCTACAGCGCCGAGCGCCAGCGCATCATCAATGCCCTGCGCGGCGACGATGGTGGCGAGGCCATCAACAACGTGGTGATTTTGACCGGCGACGTGCACACTGCCTGGGTGGCCGACATCACGGACAACCCCAACCAACCGATTGATGCGGTGGGCGGCTACAACCCCATTACCGGGCAAGGGAGCGTGGCCACCGAGTTTGTAGTGACCTCTGTCACATCACCTGGCCTGGATCTGCCCAACCAGATCATTCAGGCCATTCGCTTGACCAGCCCACACATCAAGCATGTAAACGTCACCGAACGCGGTTACAGCGTGCTGCGCGTGGCTGAGGACAAAACCACTTGCGAATACTGGGCAGTCAGCACCATTCTCGAGCGCGGCGGCTCTGAAACCCTGTCTGCCACCTTCGAGGTAGCCGACGGTGCCAACCGCATTACGCCACAGGGAATTTACCCCGTGGACGTGGTCACCGGCCTGTTGGGTGTTTAA
- a CDS encoding alkaline phosphatase PhoX: MSFPPALPPSIRRRNLLKTFLYGASASALPWMAGCGSSDNPSGSSSGRLGASETNRFGGTALNNNQFRFRNISPLGDPDANGVRTAAGFSTRVVAISNLPPVSGATPWHIFNDGGGVVPREDGGWIYCSNSEIPGFGTLGFTVPELAPVGNLLETFSPGLGGASALVFGPDGTIEDSYRILQNTTFNCAGVITPWKTWLSCEEIPTGLVWECDPFGIQAARPLPALGLFSHEAVAIDSERRVFYMTEDMPDGRFYRWVPTAGDWPAGAPRANMNQGLLQVLKVEGDVANALNGPVRYSWVNAANPNAPQTENRLPDTAVFDGGEGVWYQNDRVFFATKGDDRLWMLNTTAQTIEVVYDMATATAPNNILSGVDNITMTPFGEVLVAEDGGSMQVVVVYPDGKLVPLLQIVGQDQSEIAGIAFSPDGKRMYFTSDRGGPNGQGGYGLGLGMLYELMIPDTLPNA; the protein is encoded by the coding sequence ATGTCGTTTCCACCCGCTTTGCCCCCCAGCATTCGCCGACGCAATCTGCTCAAAACATTTTTGTATGGTGCCAGCGCCAGCGCGCTGCCGTGGATGGCTGGCTGCGGCAGTTCCGACAATCCCTCCGGTTCAAGCAGCGGTCGGCTTGGTGCATCAGAGACCAACCGGTTTGGCGGCACTGCGCTAAATAACAATCAGTTTCGGTTTCGAAACATCAGCCCACTGGGCGATCCTGATGCCAACGGCGTGCGCACTGCTGCCGGTTTTTCCACGCGGGTAGTGGCCATCAGCAACCTGCCGCCGGTTTCAGGCGCAACACCTTGGCATATTTTCAATGACGGTGGCGGTGTGGTGCCCCGAGAAGATGGTGGCTGGATTTATTGTTCAAACAGCGAGATTCCAGGCTTTGGTACCCTTGGTTTCACCGTGCCTGAACTGGCGCCCGTGGGAAATTTGCTCGAAACATTCAGCCCCGGACTGGGCGGCGCAAGCGCCCTTGTGTTTGGCCCCGACGGCACGATTGAAGACAGCTATCGAATATTACAAAACACTACATTTAATTGTGCTGGCGTAATTACACCCTGGAAAACCTGGCTCAGCTGCGAAGAAATTCCGACCGGCTTGGTGTGGGAATGCGATCCGTTCGGTATTCAGGCCGCCCGCCCACTGCCAGCTCTGGGGCTGTTCAGCCACGAAGCAGTTGCTATCGACAGTGAGCGCCGCGTGTTCTACATGACGGAAGACATGCCCGACGGCCGCTTCTACCGCTGGGTACCCACCGCGGGTGACTGGCCGGCCGGTGCGCCACGCGCCAATATGAATCAGGGACTGCTACAGGTATTGAAAGTGGAAGGCGATGTGGCCAATGCATTGAATGGCCCGGTGCGCTACAGCTGGGTGAACGCAGCCAATCCCAATGCACCGCAAACCGAGAACCGCCTGCCCGACACTGCCGTGTTCGACGGTGGCGAAGGTGTCTGGTATCAGAATGACCGCGTGTTTTTTGCGACCAAAGGCGATGACCGCTTGTGGATGTTGAACACCACCGCACAAACCATTGAGGTGGTTTACGACATGGCCACCGCCACCGCCCCCAACAACATTCTTTCTGGCGTTGACAACATCACCATGACGCCATTTGGCGAAGTGTTGGTAGCCGAAGATGGTGGCAGCATGCAAGTGGTGGTTGTATATCCCGACGGCAAGCTGGTACCGCTGCTGCAAATTGTTGGGCAAGACCAGTCTGAAATCGCCGGAATTGCCTTCAGCCCGGACGGCAAACGCATGTACTTTACCAGTGACCGCGGAGGCCCCAACGGGCAAGGCGGCTATGGGCTTGGGCTGGGCATGCTCTATGAACTGATGATCCCCGACACACTACCCAACGCATAA